A genome region from Nodosilinea sp. FACHB-141 includes the following:
- a CDS encoding GNAT family N-acetyltransferase translates to MNLRTAIEADLPALATLFRETVLVNGPQHYRQAQVEAWAAVDAASPRFHQFILGVTTYVAEDDDTAILGFAGVDNNGYVASTYVRHDCLRQGVGSLLMQAVLAHAQEKHIQRLYTEASEFSLGLFQKFGFSQYDTEVVDRNGVQFTRYLMERQLD, encoded by the coding sequence ATGAATCTTCGCACCGCAATTGAAGCCGATTTACCGGCTTTGGCAACCTTATTTCGAGAGACGGTGCTGGTCAATGGCCCGCAGCACTACAGGCAGGCTCAAGTTGAGGCTTGGGCCGCCGTCGATGCCGCGAGCCCTCGGTTTCACCAATTCATCTTGGGGGTGACCACCTACGTGGCCGAGGATGATGATACCGCTATCCTCGGTTTTGCGGGCGTTGACAACAACGGCTATGTGGCGTCCACCTACGTACGCCACGACTGTCTGCGCCAGGGCGTGGGCTCGCTGCTGATGCAGGCGGTGCTTGCCCACGCCCAGGAGAAGCACATCCAGCGCCTCTACACCGAGGCCAGCGAGTTTAGCCTGGGGCTATTCCAAAAATTTGGCTTCAGCCAGTACGACACCGAAGTGGTCGATCGCAACGGCGTTCAGTTCACGCGCTATCTGATGGAGCGACAGTTGGATTAG
- a CDS encoding VOC family protein — translation MAFELDHLFICTAPNAPAAERLLQFGLVEGRANVHAGQGTANRCFFFHNLMLELLWVHNAAEAQSDNTRPTHLWDRWSGLAQGTCPFGICLRPIAGQASSTLPFPNWNYQPAYFPAGVAIPVATNISVLSEPMLFCLPFATRQDSYTEAKAQPLDHAFGLREVTRVSLTLTQSPPRSGELEVLAATNLIAIQTGPTYLMELGFDGETQAQHRDFRPALPLIVHW, via the coding sequence ATGGCGTTTGAACTCGATCACCTGTTTATTTGCACTGCTCCCAACGCCCCTGCCGCCGAACGGCTGCTCCAGTTTGGGCTGGTGGAGGGCAGAGCCAACGTGCACGCTGGCCAAGGCACGGCTAACCGCTGCTTTTTCTTTCACAACCTAATGCTGGAGCTGCTGTGGGTGCACAATGCCGCTGAGGCCCAGTCTGACAACACTCGTCCCACCCACCTGTGGGATCGCTGGTCTGGTCTAGCCCAGGGCACCTGCCCCTTTGGGATATGCCTTCGCCCGATCGCAGGCCAAGCCTCCTCAACTCTTCCCTTCCCCAATTGGAACTACCAGCCCGCTTACTTCCCGGCGGGCGTAGCTATACCGGTAGCGACCAATATATCGGTGCTGAGCGAGCCGATGCTATTTTGTCTGCCCTTTGCCACGCGACAAGATAGCTACACTGAAGCCAAGGCACAACCTCTTGATCATGCCTTTGGGTTACGCGAGGTAACGCGGGTCAGTTTGACCTTGACCCAATCGCCGCCGCGATCGGGGGAACTAGAGGTGCTCGCTGCCACCAACTTAATCGCAATCCAAACCGGCCCGACCTATCTCATGGAACTCGGCTTTGATGGCGAGACCCAGGCCCAGCACCGCGACTTTCGCCCCGCCCTACCGCTGATAGTCCACTGGTAA